The following proteins are co-located in the Pedobacter sp. FW305-3-2-15-E-R2A2 genome:
- a CDS encoding iron-containing alcohol dehydrogenase → MTFDKVYQYNFPTTIRFGAGAIKELPAYLQANGLKRPLLVTDPTVAALPFFKAIVADLEAHYLSVEVFSDIHKNPVKSDVYKGTEVWDQTSRDSVIGIGGGAGLDVARAIVLRVNHREDLFKYDDLIGGDVYVTNEVPHFITVPTTSGTGSEVGRSAIISDDETHQKKILFSPKLMAKIVFADPVLTMDLPPHITAATGMDALTHNMEAFLAKNTHPLCDGIALEGIYLIKDALEKATHQSDLESRSKMLMASMMGAIAFQKGLGVVHSLAHPLSSLLDTHHGLANAVNIPYGMEFNIAGFEEKFRRIARTLELKDESGEAVVKYLFELNTKLHIPHRLSEIGVNSSHIETLADLAFADFAHPNNPKPVSREDFKQLYLKAL, encoded by the coding sequence ATGACATTTGATAAAGTATATCAATATAATTTTCCTACCACCATCCGTTTTGGTGCGGGAGCGATAAAAGAACTGCCTGCTTACCTTCAGGCAAACGGATTAAAACGTCCACTGCTAGTGACCGATCCCACAGTAGCCGCTTTGCCTTTTTTTAAAGCCATTGTTGCGGATCTGGAAGCACATTATCTTTCGGTAGAAGTTTTCAGCGACATTCATAAAAATCCGGTAAAGAGTGATGTTTATAAAGGAACGGAGGTCTGGGACCAAACCTCCAGAGACAGTGTGATCGGTATCGGTGGCGGTGCGGGTTTAGATGTAGCCAGGGCCATCGTATTGCGGGTAAACCACCGGGAAGATTTGTTTAAATATGATGATCTGATTGGAGGTGATGTATATGTGACGAATGAGGTGCCTCATTTTATCACCGTACCGACTACTTCCGGAACAGGAAGTGAAGTAGGGCGAAGTGCTATTATCTCTGACGATGAAACGCATCAGAAAAAGATCTTGTTCTCTCCCAAATTAATGGCGAAAATAGTATTTGCCGATCCGGTACTCACGATGGATTTACCTCCGCACATTACTGCGGCAACAGGGATGGATGCGCTGACGCATAATATGGAAGCATTTCTGGCAAAAAATACCCATCCACTATGTGATGGAATTGCTTTGGAAGGTATTTATCTGATCAAAGATGCCCTGGAAAAGGCCACACATCAGTCGGACCTCGAGAGCCGGAGTAAAATGCTGATGGCCTCGATGATGGGCGCAATCGCTTTTCAGAAGGGATTGGGCGTCGTGCATTCTTTGGCACATCCGCTTTCGTCCTTGCTGGATACCCACCACGGACTGGCCAACGCGGTAAATATCCCCTATGGAATGGAGTTTAATATTGCCGGTTTTGAAGAGAAGTTTCGTCGGATCGCCAGAACATTGGAGTTGAAAGATGAAAGCGGGGAAGCAGTGGTGAAGTATCTTTTTGAACTCAATACCAAGCTGCACATTCCTCATCGCCTGAGTGAAATTGGAGTGAATTCATCACATATAGAAACGCTGGCTGATCTTGCCTTCGCAGATTTTGCCCATCCAAATAACCCAAAGCCGGTGAGTAGGGAGGATTTTAAACAGTTATATTTAAAGGCCCTTTAA
- a CDS encoding polysaccharide deacetylase — MKKFVLILLISSWVMTLYAQEEIKNYKQYFAVADHQGKNLMILREFEKSGQKYYLTVDPQNLETQIIKAAELSTKPISNWQESPDLKDSPYLKAIQAAKQQSIALQDAGIIHGFPKEKGITLTIDLCPSHKALDRVIFTSLIAEFQKIEKPVPVALSITGKFMINHAADIDWLKALEKSGDLAITWTNHTFNHRYDPKAPLALNFLLEPGTSVMYEVLATETLMIQKGLLPSIFFRFPGLVSDQKLVDEILAFGLIPVGSDAWLAKGQQTHAGSIVLIHGNGNEPMGVQDFIQLLKTEKQSVLNKQWSLYDLRESIKEEFK, encoded by the coding sequence ATGAAGAAATTCGTCCTGATCCTCCTTATTTCTTCCTGGGTGATGACTTTATACGCCCAGGAGGAAATCAAAAATTACAAGCAATATTTTGCTGTCGCAGATCATCAGGGTAAAAACCTAATGATCTTGCGGGAATTTGAAAAATCAGGCCAGAAGTATTACCTGACGGTTGATCCTCAAAACCTGGAAACACAAATCATCAAGGCGGCAGAACTTAGCACAAAACCTATTTCAAACTGGCAGGAATCACCTGATCTCAAAGATAGCCCTTACTTAAAAGCCATTCAGGCAGCAAAACAGCAATCCATTGCGCTTCAGGATGCAGGAATCATTCATGGCTTTCCAAAAGAAAAAGGGATTACACTGACGATTGACCTCTGCCCTTCTCATAAAGCCTTAGACCGCGTGATATTCACTTCTTTAATCGCTGAATTTCAAAAAATTGAAAAACCAGTACCCGTCGCGCTGTCCATTACCGGTAAGTTCATGATCAATCATGCTGCGGATATCGACTGGCTTAAAGCATTGGAAAAATCAGGAGATCTAGCCATCACCTGGACCAACCATACCTTCAACCATCGGTATGATCCCAAAGCTCCTTTAGCCCTTAACTTTCTGCTGGAACCAGGCACAAGTGTGATGTACGAGGTCCTGGCAACAGAAACACTGATGATCCAAAAAGGATTGTTACCTTCCATTTTCTTCCGTTTCCCAGGCTTAGTGTCAGATCAGAAACTGGTGGATGAAATCTTGGCATTTGGTCTTATCCCGGTAGGAAGTGATGCATGGCTGGCTAAAGGACAACAGACACATGCTGGGAGCATTGTCCTCATCCATGGAAATGGCAATGAACCAATGGGTGTTCAGGATTTCATCCAGCTCTTAAAAACAGAAAAACAATCTGTGCTTAATAAACAATGGTCACTCTATGACCTTAGAGAAAGCATTAAAGAAGAGTTTAAATAA
- a CDS encoding SelT/SelW/SelH family protein, whose protein sequence is MNVKPIVAIEYCPKCGWMLRAAYMAQELLSTFTDEVHGVLLKPSETGGAYIITINEVVVFDRKEEGRFPEIKELKQIVRDVVSPDKSLGHSDKTS, encoded by the coding sequence ATGAATGTGAAACCTATTGTTGCTATTGAATATTGCCCTAAATGTGGCTGGATGCTTAGAGCAGCTTATATGGCTCAGGAGTTGTTGAGCACCTTTACCGATGAGGTTCATGGTGTGCTGTTGAAACCTAGTGAAACAGGGGGCGCTTACATCATCACAATAAATGAGGTGGTGGTTTTTGATAGAAAGGAAGAAGGTCGTTTTCCCGAGATTAAGGAATTGAAACAGATCGTTCGCGATGTGGTGAGTCCGGATAAAAGTCTGGGGCATTCTGATAAGACCAGTTAG
- a CDS encoding tape measure protein translates to MSTAEGNLNFRSTLDDSQFQAAIGRMEVNVGSMTDQITNQNGELETFAKKMTEFANSIFSFESIGEFVKSVAKVRGEYQQLEITFSTLLKSKSSADVLMANLSSFAGRTPFGLKETADAARQMLVYGSSTKTVMTELKMLGEVAIATSSPIGNLANVYSALKSKENISLTDVDDLAKTGIPIYEELAEILSKSKEKVSELVSTGQVGFPLIEEAFQRMTNVGGSFYGVMSTQSQTLNGQLEHLNSSWETMLNTLGQNQEGLLGNGIEAAIALVDNYERVIEAIQGLVIIYGAYKTALAVTNIAIIFSATATNSLGAATRVWSAIEVLQYGILVAKEKIITVLTSKQTALMLSTAAYTAVIGALVAIGYSYLQYQDAAEIAEESLEKARRKGAVAFEDEEERIKGLINIISDYTRTKVEQKAAYDELNATTNGVLEKYSLEAVAAGGADGAIRSYLNSVKSAASVESEYSSYKELEKKLKALNTDGIEAVGTLDKLWISLKRTFAPTSQGLSWSSWLNELTSGSAAEAGIINDRKNTFLNAQKDILKGKNGKGVQGKIAEEKDARNETLTGLKGGEYQKFNNVFAQGNIMSNFDKLLKLAPNKAALTKLKGTTEGIIDALAPGDESILNYRKKVDKLDKVLKQYSSQNKPVNPKNDERKKFLEELKREAGSGSKTEEEGLQGIINKYAGKLSKAKEIKAGSEAISIIKQLQVRDTDKFLAEKDIMNLKGEISSKKTLFAEYEEFKTKVGKEEADKRFKLSLNNFEDYGAYLRSKEAELNSKKDPTVADKKKLAILSDESTEFAKQKQDQETERFVKAYKEAETFAQKKLALEKDFDEKVRALKKGQGGKIDDEQLKNLKAGHDAGINAAKEEAFQKSVIYKKLSKDTLILTREQIEKQIATMRSLLDDPSITGDVKSGIAGNLKDLEVRLHSGVGKSNFQALERRKNAIVSNLGERSSRTGEKDPVNEKAIKDLNAELVEVKSKMDDINARGLKGFMNSLKDNKALQGLSTGLGLASDAASMMSQALGGVDTEAGYTMDTIGQLAGAAGDLAGSIVSGDPAKIVGSAIKAVGTLFSIGKRVREMNEKAKKEVADFYSNAIKGEREYQDSLKERALQRVRDNKTALNGIKDELKIRQDQMAGWKQESEEIMGKLSGMSSIASETYKHGTWFRKAKVIKTYESLEGKDYGQLSQLLSQGKLEGDAKALVERLKELEQKGFDAEKAIADLAKQTNEIFTGTNSDNLTNSLLGMFKEGKTGAQDLADFFKQTMDDAALSIFKNKILAGAMENFYKEFAKRGVSGEELTDTEISELEGIFNNSMANAAKEYEALKKITGRDPSSGGAGPSGLTGASSIKREITEETAGVLTGLWRGQFDLTKQLVTLSMERNAVVNTVGVNAMELLNVARSNFDVALKIESNTYRTANNTDGISGKLDQIIVNTQPSMGTRSLG, encoded by the coding sequence ATGAGCACAGCAGAAGGAAATTTAAATTTTAGAAGTACACTGGACGATTCACAGTTTCAGGCGGCTATAGGACGTATGGAAGTGAATGTAGGATCGATGACTGATCAGATCACCAATCAGAATGGGGAATTGGAAACCTTTGCGAAAAAAATGACTGAATTCGCGAATAGCATCTTTTCCTTTGAGAGTATAGGTGAATTCGTGAAATCTGTAGCTAAGGTTAGAGGGGAGTATCAACAATTGGAAATCACTTTCTCAACATTACTTAAAAGTAAGTCGTCTGCTGATGTCTTGATGGCAAATCTTTCTTCTTTTGCTGGAAGAACACCTTTTGGACTTAAAGAAACGGCTGATGCTGCCAGACAAATGCTCGTTTATGGTTCCTCGACGAAAACGGTAATGACCGAATTAAAGATGTTGGGTGAAGTCGCTATTGCCACGTCATCCCCAATCGGGAATTTAGCAAATGTATATAGTGCACTGAAAAGCAAAGAAAATATATCTCTAACAGACGTAGATGACTTGGCGAAAACTGGCATTCCGATTTATGAGGAACTGGCCGAGATACTTAGTAAAAGCAAAGAAAAGGTTTCTGAATTGGTATCAACCGGACAGGTTGGCTTTCCACTTATCGAGGAGGCATTTCAAAGGATGACTAATGTTGGAGGAAGTTTCTATGGAGTAATGAGTACTCAGTCGCAAACGCTTAATGGCCAACTTGAACATCTGAACAGTTCCTGGGAAACTATGTTGAATACATTAGGACAAAATCAGGAAGGACTATTAGGGAATGGAATAGAAGCTGCTATTGCCTTAGTAGATAATTATGAGAGAGTTATCGAAGCGATACAGGGATTGGTTATAATTTATGGAGCGTATAAAACAGCTTTAGCTGTAACGAATATTGCAATCATATTTTCGGCTACCGCAACCAATTCTCTGGGTGCTGCTACAAGAGTATGGTCGGCTATAGAGGTATTGCAATATGGTATACTTGTGGCTAAAGAGAAAATTATTACAGTTTTAACAAGTAAACAGACTGCATTAATGCTTAGTACGGCTGCATACACTGCAGTAATAGGTGCCTTAGTTGCAATTGGTTATTCTTATCTCCAGTATCAAGATGCTGCTGAAATTGCCGAAGAGTCGCTTGAGAAGGCTAGACGAAAAGGGGCTGTGGCTTTCGAAGATGAGGAAGAAAGAATAAAAGGGCTGATCAATATTATTAGTGATTATACGAGAACGAAAGTCGAACAAAAAGCAGCTTATGACGAATTGAATGCAACTACCAATGGAGTTTTGGAGAAGTATTCATTGGAGGCGGTTGCAGCAGGTGGAGCAGATGGGGCTATTCGTAGCTATCTTAATTCAGTTAAGTCTGCTGCTTCAGTAGAAAGTGAGTATAGCTCTTATAAAGAGCTTGAAAAAAAACTCAAAGCGCTGAATACCGATGGTATTGAGGCCGTGGGAACATTGGATAAACTTTGGATATCCTTAAAGAGGACATTTGCACCAACTTCACAAGGTTTAAGCTGGAGTTCCTGGTTGAATGAGCTGACTAGTGGAAGCGCCGCGGAAGCGGGGATTATTAATGATAGGAAAAATACATTTTTAAATGCCCAGAAGGATATTTTGAAAGGTAAAAATGGCAAAGGAGTTCAAGGGAAGATAGCTGAAGAGAAAGATGCCAGAAATGAAACCCTCACAGGGTTAAAAGGTGGGGAGTACCAGAAATTTAATAATGTTTTTGCGCAGGGGAATATCATGTCTAATTTTGATAAGCTGCTGAAACTTGCTCCAAATAAGGCGGCTCTGACTAAGTTAAAGGGAACTACTGAAGGTATTATTGATGCATTAGCTCCTGGTGATGAGAGTATTCTGAATTATCGTAAAAAAGTTGATAAGTTAGATAAGGTCTTAAAACAATATAGTAGCCAAAATAAACCTGTAAATCCGAAAAACGATGAGAGGAAAAAATTTCTGGAAGAGCTTAAAAGAGAAGCTGGTTCAGGAAGTAAAACTGAAGAAGAGGGATTACAGGGTATTATTAATAAATATGCAGGAAAGCTTTCTAAAGCAAAAGAGATAAAAGCTGGTAGTGAAGCTATATCTATCATTAAACAGCTTCAGGTACGTGACACGGATAAATTCCTGGCTGAAAAGGATATCATGAATTTAAAGGGTGAAATTTCTTCAAAGAAAACATTATTTGCAGAATACGAGGAGTTTAAAACAAAGGTCGGCAAGGAGGAGGCGGATAAAAGATTCAAGTTAAGCTTAAATAATTTTGAAGATTATGGTGCATACCTGAGATCAAAGGAAGCGGAGTTAAATTCAAAAAAAGATCCGACCGTTGCGGATAAAAAGAAATTGGCCATTTTATCAGATGAAAGCACAGAATTTGCAAAGCAGAAACAAGATCAGGAAACAGAACGTTTCGTCAAAGCTTACAAGGAGGCGGAGACTTTTGCTCAAAAGAAATTGGCGCTGGAGAAAGATTTCGATGAGAAAGTCAGGGCACTGAAGAAAGGTCAGGGGGGAAAGATTGATGATGAGCAACTTAAAAATTTAAAAGCGGGTCATGACGCTGGAATTAATGCAGCAAAAGAAGAGGCTTTTCAGAAAAGTGTGATCTATAAAAAACTCAGTAAGGATACGTTGATCTTAACCAGAGAGCAGATAGAAAAACAAATCGCGACCATGCGCTCCTTACTCGATGATCCCAGTATTACTGGAGATGTTAAATCTGGAATTGCCGGCAATTTGAAAGACCTGGAAGTTCGTTTACATTCAGGCGTTGGTAAATCCAATTTTCAGGCACTTGAAAGACGGAAAAATGCCATCGTTAGCAATCTGGGGGAACGTAGTTCCAGGACAGGTGAAAAGGATCCTGTTAATGAGAAGGCAATTAAGGACCTTAACGCAGAGCTTGTTGAAGTCAAATCTAAGATGGATGACATCAATGCCAGGGGATTAAAAGGTTTCATGAACAGCCTGAAAGATAATAAAGCTTTACAGGGTTTGTCCACTGGTTTAGGTCTGGCATCTGATGCAGCCTCAATGATGTCTCAGGCATTGGGAGGAGTAGATACAGAAGCTGGTTATACCATGGATACGATCGGACAGCTTGCAGGGGCTGCAGGAGATCTTGCTGGATCCATCGTGTCGGGAGATCCTGCAAAAATTGTAGGTTCTGCAATAAAAGCAGTTGGAACATTATTCTCGATTGGTAAACGCGTTCGGGAAATGAACGAAAAAGCTAAAAAGGAGGTGGCTGACTTTTACTCAAATGCAATTAAAGGAGAAAGGGAGTATCAGGATTCTTTGAAGGAACGGGCTTTACAACGTGTTCGCGATAATAAAACAGCGCTGAATGGGATAAAGGATGAGCTTAAAATCCGTCAGGATCAGATGGCTGGCTGGAAACAGGAGTCTGAGGAGATCATGGGCAAGCTGAGTGGAATGAGCAGTATTGCCAGTGAAACCTATAAGCACGGGACCTGGTTCAGAAAAGCCAAAGTCATCAAGACTTATGAAAGCCTCGAGGGGAAAGACTACGGTCAGTTAAGTCAATTGCTCTCCCAGGGGAAACTGGAAGGAGATGCCAAAGCGTTAGTAGAAAGGTTAAAGGAACTGGAACAGAAAGGTTTTGATGCGGAAAAGGCAATTGCTGATTTGGCTAAACAGACCAACGAGATATTCACCGGAACGAATTCTGATAACCTTACAAACAGCCTTTTAGGAATGTTTAAAGAAGGGAAGACAGGTGCTCAGGATCTTGCTGATTTCTTTAAGCAAACAATGGACGATGCTGCCCTCAGCATTTTTAAGAACAAGATCCTTGCGGGAGCTATGGAGAATTTCTATAAGGAGTTTGCAAAAAGAGGAGTAAGCGGGGAAGAGTTAACCGATACCGAGATTTCAGAGCTGGAAGGCATCTTTAACAATTCCATGGCAAATGCGGCAAAAGAATATGAGGCGCTTAAAAAAATCACTGGCAGGGACCCTTCAAGTGGTGGTGCAGGTCCATCTGGATTAACCGGAGCAAGCAGTATAAAAAGAGAAATAACAGAAGAGACCGCGGGCGTGCTTACCGGATTATGGAGGGGACAATTTGACCTAACAAAGCAGCTTGTTACTTTATCTATGGAGAGAAATGCGGTGGTAAATACTGTTGGAGTAAATGCCATGGAGCTATTGAATGTAGCCAGGTCAAACTTTGATGTCGCTTTAAAGATCGAGTCAAATACCTACAGAACAGCGAACAATACAGATGGGATTTCTGGTAAACTGGATCAGATCATTGTGAATACTCAGCCATCAATGGGAACCAGGTCATTAGGATAA
- a CDS encoding gamma-glutamyl-gamma-aminobutyrate hydrolase family protein (Members of this family of hydrolases with an active site Cys residue belong to MEROPS family C26.), translating into MKKKIGISYTEVNSPNYWNWFTSDDLGSDLELLELSFQKNNVEDIAICDGFVLTGGIDVEPSIFGGAQDYPHRPESFLPERDAFEKLIYAQAKKEKIPVLGICRGMQYINILEGGKVYDDIGEDANAVHKKAGEDKIHLVNLNKDSLLYEITAQEQGLVNSAHHQAVDPEHLGENLMISAYSEAGDRIIEALEYKDKSNSGFMIGVQWHPERMKEKERNPFSQKIKEQFIIEVRKHKR; encoded by the coding sequence ATGAAGAAGAAGATAGGAATTAGCTATACAGAAGTGAATTCTCCAAATTACTGGAACTGGTTTACTTCGGATGATCTTGGGTCAGACCTGGAGCTGCTGGAGCTCTCTTTTCAAAAGAATAATGTGGAAGACATTGCCATTTGTGATGGTTTTGTGCTAACAGGAGGGATTGATGTCGAGCCCTCCATCTTCGGCGGCGCTCAGGACTATCCTCACCGTCCGGAGTCTTTTCTGCCGGAAAGAGATGCTTTTGAGAAATTGATTTATGCGCAGGCAAAAAAGGAGAAAATCCCGGTATTGGGAATTTGCAGGGGAATGCAGTACATCAATATTCTGGAAGGCGGAAAAGTTTATGACGACATTGGAGAAGATGCGAACGCAGTTCATAAGAAAGCCGGGGAAGATAAAATTCATTTGGTAAACCTAAACAAAGACAGTTTGCTTTATGAGATTACGGCTCAGGAACAGGGTTTGGTGAATAGTGCCCATCATCAGGCCGTTGATCCGGAACATCTTGGAGAAAACTTGATGATTAGTGCTTACTCAGAAGCTGGCGATAGAATTATTGAAGCCCTGGAATATAAAGACAAAAGCAATTCCGGGTTTATGATCGGTGTGCAGTGGCATCCCGAAAGAATGAAAGAAAAAGAGCGTAATCCCTTTTCACAAAAGATCAAAGAACAATTTATCATTGAAGTAAGAAAACATAAAAGATGA
- a CDS encoding helix-turn-helix transcriptional regulator, whose product MNQEEKNSQKFQRLKEVYSFFNFKNDTEFGKAINMSKSYVSEILKSEKTPKTMGQKLEDHLGVSRKWYEEGEGEMLLESAPTQKANSTSIGEIHYPLEVGDSPFIDLGEGKYIMVVPLVNEYAYAGYLPGYRDPEYLEELPKHTIIVDKHHKGQYRAFEIVGDSMDDNTKESISDGSIATGREIQQHLWTSKFHTHRFKDYIIVHKKHGIIAKRITHHDTDTGVITCHSLNPDKDRYPDFDIHLDDVRQMFNIVNVLQKR is encoded by the coding sequence GTGAATCAGGAAGAAAAAAATTCACAAAAATTCCAGAGACTTAAAGAAGTATACAGTTTCTTTAATTTCAAGAACGACACAGAGTTTGGAAAAGCAATTAATATGTCCAAGTCTTACGTCTCGGAAATTTTGAAAAGTGAAAAGACACCCAAAACAATGGGTCAGAAATTAGAAGATCACCTTGGTGTTTCCAGGAAGTGGTATGAAGAAGGCGAAGGAGAAATGCTGCTTGAATCAGCGCCAACCCAAAAAGCAAACAGCACCTCAATAGGTGAAATCCACTATCCACTGGAAGTCGGAGATTCTCCTTTTATAGACCTGGGAGAAGGAAAATACATAATGGTTGTACCATTAGTTAATGAATATGCATATGCCGGGTATTTACCAGGCTACAGAGATCCGGAATATTTAGAAGAATTACCAAAGCATACGATTATCGTGGATAAACATCATAAAGGCCAGTACAGGGCTTTTGAAATTGTAGGAGACAGTATGGACGACAATACCAAGGAAAGCATCAGCGACGGAAGTATTGCCACCGGAAGAGAAATCCAACAGCACCTATGGACCAGTAAGTTTCACACCCATAGGTTCAAAGATTACATCATCGTCCATAAAAAACACGGCATCATCGCAAAGAGAATCACCCATCACGATACAGACACTGGTGTGATTACCTGCCACTCCCTGAATCCCGATAAAGACAGGTATCCGGATTTCGACATTCACCTGGATGATGTCAGACAAATGTTCAATATTGTGAACGTATTACAAAAGAGGTAA
- a CDS encoding aldehyde dehydrogenase family protein, with protein sequence MNIINPATAEIITTLQEDSRSSLEEKYSVLKAEQLNWAKKSLPERLAVVHRFYDLLETAQEQLAAVLTSEVGKPLQQSRNEINGARTRIQWMMNNAEKYLSEEWVTDTEELKEKISYDPLGVVCNISAWNYPYLVGVNVFVPALIAGNTVMYKPSEYATLTGLEIEKLWKKAGLPDGAFQIAVGGKSVGEELLAMDFDGYFFTGSYKTGKYIYERVALKMVPCQLELGGKDPLYVADDVTDVVAVAAGTADGAFYNNGQSCCSVERIYVHEEVYEGYLDAFLKEVQSWKKGAPTEEGVYIAALTRKEQLEVLEAQVADALAKGALLLTGGKRGVGPGYYFEPTVLSNVTNDMKVMQEESFGPIIGIMKVQDDSEAIAMMQDTTYGLTAAVYSKNGDRAQRILSQIDSGSGYWNCCDRVSAGLPWTGRKHSGIGSTLSHQGLRAFTKTKAWHMRA encoded by the coding sequence ATGAACATCATTAATCCTGCTACAGCAGAAATAATCACGACCCTTCAGGAAGATTCCAGGTCCAGTCTGGAGGAGAAATATTCGGTGCTTAAAGCCGAACAATTAAATTGGGCAAAGAAAAGTTTACCGGAAAGACTGGCGGTGGTTCATCGGTTTTATGACTTGTTGGAAACAGCGCAGGAGCAATTGGCTGCGGTCTTGACTTCGGAGGTAGGGAAGCCCCTACAGCAGTCGCGCAATGAGATTAATGGAGCCAGAACAAGGATTCAATGGATGATGAACAATGCGGAGAAGTACCTTTCTGAGGAATGGGTAACGGATACCGAGGAGTTGAAAGAAAAGATTTCTTATGATCCTCTTGGCGTAGTTTGTAACATCTCTGCCTGGAATTATCCCTATCTGGTTGGGGTGAATGTTTTCGTTCCGGCATTGATTGCAGGCAATACCGTGATGTATAAACCTTCTGAATATGCAACCCTTACGGGATTGGAAATAGAAAAGTTATGGAAAAAAGCAGGATTGCCTGATGGTGCTTTTCAAATCGCGGTTGGCGGAAAGTCTGTTGGCGAAGAATTGTTGGCTATGGATTTTGATGGATACTTTTTTACAGGATCCTATAAAACCGGAAAATATATTTACGAACGGGTTGCCTTGAAAATGGTGCCTTGTCAGCTGGAACTGGGTGGCAAAGATCCTTTGTATGTGGCGGACGATGTGACTGACGTGGTTGCGGTGGCTGCCGGGACCGCAGATGGTGCCTTTTATAACAATGGACAGAGCTGCTGTTCGGTAGAGCGGATCTATGTGCATGAGGAGGTTTATGAAGGTTATCTCGATGCCTTTTTGAAGGAAGTGCAATCCTGGAAAAAAGGGGCGCCGACAGAAGAAGGGGTTTATATTGCGGCCTTGACAAGAAAAGAACAACTGGAAGTCCTGGAAGCTCAGGTGGCGGATGCTTTGGCAAAAGGTGCGTTGTTATTGACCGGAGGAAAAAGGGGAGTTGGCCCGGGTTATTACTTTGAACCTACCGTGCTGAGCAATGTGACGAATGACATGAAAGTAATGCAGGAAGAAAGCTTTGGGCCGATCATTGGTATTATGAAGGTTCAGGACGATAGCGAAGCGATTGCTATGATGCAGGATACTACCTACGGTTTAACCGCAGCAGTGTATTCGAAAAATGGCGACCGTGCGCAAAGAATTTTATCGCAGATCGATTCTGGCTCGGGCTACTGGAATTGCTGTGACCGGGTGAGTGCCGGACTTCCCTGGACTGGAAGAAAACATTCTGGAATCGGGTCTACATTGTCGCATCAGGGATTACGTGCTTTTACCAAGACTAAAGCCTGGCATATGAGGGCGTAA
- a CDS encoding helix-turn-helix transcriptional regulator — MAELKETTEEAERLKVFRKAEKMGQEEFGKQLGLDHSVISRYENNRLNIPIDFVKKLHEVFNMSFEWFYTGKGNRKFTPEKGTLIKDIKTLETNHKILTEQVSSLKSELLKLHREFHAFKAEMK, encoded by the coding sequence ATGGCAGAACTAAAAGAAACCACGGAAGAAGCGGAAAGATTAAAAGTATTTAGGAAAGCAGAAAAAATGGGTCAGGAAGAGTTCGGAAAGCAACTTGGTCTGGATCACTCTGTAATCAGCAGGTATGAAAACAACCGCCTGAATATCCCAATCGATTTTGTAAAGAAACTTCATGAAGTATTTAACATGTCTTTTGAATGGTTTTACACCGGCAAAGGCAACAGAAAGTTTACCCCGGAAAAAGGAACACTGATCAAAGACATCAAAACACTGGAAACAAACCACAAAATACTAACAGAGCAGGTCTCTTCTTTAAAATCAGAATTGCTAAAACTTCATAGAGAATTCCATGCTTTTAAAGCAGAAATGAAGTAA